Proteins encoded by one window of Streptomyces sp. NBC_01571:
- a CDS encoding cytochrome P450, with the protein MAAMETPGTFDPWDPAFVADPYPAYAELRARGRVHYYEPTDQWLVPHHADVSALLRDRRLGRTYQHRFTHEDFGRTAPPPEHEPFHVLNDHGMLDLEPPDHTRIRRLVSKAFTPRTVERLAPYVRRLAGELVGDLVAAGGGDLLTDVAEPLPVAVIAEMLGIPETDRAPLRPWSADICGMYELNPSRETAARAVRASVEFTEYLRELIEARRKEPGDDLISGLIAAHDEGDRLTEQEMISTCVLLLNAGHEATVNATVNGWWTLFRHPDRLAALRADRSLVPTAVEELMRYDTPLQMFERWVLDDIEIDGTTIPRGAEIALLFGSANHDPAVFTRPGELDLSRTDNPHISFSAGIHYCIGAPLARIELAASLGALLELAPTLRLAAEPERKPNFVIRGLEGLSVAL; encoded by the coding sequence ATGGCAGCTATGGAGACTCCCGGGACCTTCGACCCCTGGGACCCGGCGTTCGTGGCGGACCCGTACCCCGCGTACGCGGAACTGCGTGCGCGCGGCCGGGTCCACTACTACGAGCCGACCGACCAGTGGCTGGTCCCGCACCACGCGGACGTGTCGGCGTTGCTGCGGGACCGGCGGCTGGGCCGGACGTACCAGCACCGCTTCACGCACGAGGACTTCGGACGCACGGCGCCCCCGCCCGAGCACGAGCCGTTCCACGTGCTCAACGACCACGGGATGCTCGACCTGGAACCGCCGGACCACACCAGGATCCGCCGGCTGGTCTCCAAGGCCTTCACCCCGCGCACGGTCGAGCGGCTGGCACCGTATGTGCGGCGGCTGGCGGGTGAGCTGGTCGGCGATCTGGTCGCGGCCGGCGGCGGTGATCTGCTCACCGACGTCGCCGAGCCGCTCCCGGTCGCCGTGATCGCCGAGATGCTGGGCATCCCGGAGACCGACCGGGCGCCGCTGCGGCCGTGGTCGGCGGACATCTGCGGGATGTACGAGCTGAACCCCTCGCGGGAGACGGCGGCCAGGGCGGTGCGCGCGTCGGTCGAGTTCACGGAGTATCTGCGGGAGCTGATCGAGGCCCGCCGCAAGGAGCCGGGCGACGACCTGATCTCGGGGCTCATCGCCGCGCACGACGAGGGCGACCGGCTCACCGAGCAGGAGATGATCTCCACGTGCGTGCTGCTGCTGAACGCGGGGCACGAGGCGACGGTCAACGCCACGGTGAACGGCTGGTGGACGCTGTTCCGCCACCCCGACCGGCTGGCCGCGCTGCGCGCCGACCGCTCGCTGGTCCCGACGGCGGTGGAGGAGCTGATGCGCTACGACACCCCGCTGCAGATGTTCGAGCGGTGGGTGCTGGACGACATCGAGATCGACGGTACGACGATCCCGCGCGGCGCGGAGATCGCCCTGCTCTTCGGCTCCGCCAACCACGACCCGGCGGTCTTCACCCGCCCCGGGGAACTGGACCTCTCCCGCACCGACAACCCGCACATCTCCTTCAGCGCGGGCATCCACTACTGCATCGGCGCGCCGCTGGCCCGGATCGAACTGGCGGCGTCGCTGGGCGCGTTGCTCGAACTGGCCCCGACGCTGCGCCTGGCGGCGGAGCCGGAACGCAAGCCGAACTTCGTGATCCGGGGACTCGAGGGACTCAGCGTGGCCCTCTGA
- a CDS encoding response regulator transcription factor produces the protein MTGGTTAGTTGGVAPGAAGGAIRVLIADDQVMVREGFSVLLGAMPDIEVVGEAVNGRDAVERVRELGPDVVLMDIRMPELNGIEATREIVAADSTAKVLVLTTFDLDEYVYQALRAGASGFLLKDASARQLADGVRVVAAGEALLAPSVTKRLITEFSKLADAPRLSATAQAAYGDLTERETEVLVLIAQGLSNAEIAARLFVAESTIKTHVSRILVKLGLRDRTQAAVFAYEARLITPR, from the coding sequence ATGACGGGCGGGACGACGGCCGGGACGACCGGCGGGGTGGCCCCCGGGGCGGCGGGTGGCGCCATCCGTGTCCTGATCGCGGACGACCAGGTGATGGTCCGCGAGGGGTTCTCCGTGCTGCTCGGCGCGATGCCGGACATCGAGGTGGTCGGCGAGGCGGTCAACGGACGGGACGCGGTCGAGCGGGTTCGCGAACTCGGCCCGGACGTCGTGCTGATGGACATCCGTATGCCGGAGCTGAACGGCATCGAGGCGACCCGGGAGATCGTCGCCGCGGACAGCACCGCGAAGGTGCTGGTGCTCACCACCTTCGACCTCGACGAGTACGTGTACCAGGCCCTGCGCGCGGGAGCCTCCGGCTTCCTCCTCAAGGACGCCTCCGCGCGGCAGCTCGCCGACGGGGTACGGGTGGTGGCGGCGGGCGAAGCACTGCTCGCGCCCTCGGTCACCAAGCGGCTGATCACCGAGTTCTCCAAGCTCGCCGACGCCCCGCGGCTGTCGGCCACGGCCCAGGCGGCCTACGGCGACCTGACCGAGCGCGAGACGGAGGTGCTGGTCCTGATCGCGCAGGGCCTGTCGAACGCGGAGATCGCCGCGCGGCTGTTCGTCGCGGAGTCCACGATCAAGACCCATGTGAGCCGCATCCTGGTGAAGCTGGGGCTGCGCGACCGCACCCAGGCGGCGGTCTTCGCCTACGAGGCGCGGCTGATCACGCCCAGGTGA
- a CDS encoding alpha/beta hydrolase, which translates to MSDDAAARDAAAREAAARDAAEEASAFSHPPVEPDITAAYGDHPDQVIDFYTPRDPDPALPVPLVVVLHGGAWRAPYDRRHITPFADFLARRGFAVANVEYRRGAVLPAQGGGSPVAGRWPDTFDDVAAALDALPPLVSAHLPGIDSHRTVITGHSAGGHLALWAAARHVLPADAPWRTDRPAPLRGVVALAPIADFQVAEKLDVCSGASRQLLGGEARFAERQPYADPAHLLPTGIATTLVQGRTDLVVPQAVAESYAEAAARAGEVVGLTLLEDVGHFPLIDPAADACAVVAEEIAQLAW; encoded by the coding sequence ATGTCGGACGACGCCGCAGCACGGGACGCCGCAGCGCGGGAAGCCGCAGCACGGGACGCCGCCGAGGAGGCGTCGGCCTTCTCCCACCCGCCCGTCGAGCCCGACATCACCGCCGCGTACGGCGACCACCCCGACCAGGTGATCGACTTCTACACCCCGCGCGATCCCGACCCCGCGCTGCCCGTCCCGCTGGTGGTCGTTCTGCACGGCGGCGCCTGGCGCGCCCCGTACGACCGCCGGCACATCACCCCGTTCGCGGACTTCCTGGCCCGTCGCGGCTTCGCGGTGGCCAATGTCGAGTACCGCAGGGGCGCGGTGCTCCCCGCGCAGGGCGGCGGGAGTCCGGTGGCGGGCCGCTGGCCGGACACCTTCGACGACGTCGCGGCGGCACTCGACGCGCTGCCCCCGCTGGTGAGCGCGCATCTGCCGGGGATCGACTCCCATCGCACGGTGATCACCGGCCACTCCGCCGGTGGCCACCTCGCCCTGTGGGCCGCCGCCCGGCACGTCCTGCCCGCCGACGCCCCCTGGCGCACCGACCGCCCCGCACCGCTGCGCGGCGTCGTCGCCCTCGCCCCGATCGCCGACTTCCAGGTCGCCGAGAAACTGGACGTGTGCTCCGGTGCGTCCCGCCAACTTCTGGGCGGTGAGGCGAGGTTCGCGGAACGCCAGCCCTATGCCGACCCCGCCCACCTGCTCCCCACCGGCATCGCCACGACCCTCGTGCAGGGCCGCACCGACCTCGTCGTGCCCCAGGCGGTCGCCGAGTCGTACGCCGAGGCCGCGGCACGGGCCGGCGAGGTGGTCGGTCTGACGCTCCTGGAGGACGTCGGCCACTTCCCGCTGATCGATCCCGCGGCCGACGCGTGCGCGGTGGTCGCCGAGGAGATCGCCCAGCTGGCCTGGTGA
- the kynU gene encoding kynureninase, which yields MSESYAGKAAALDAADELAKLRDRFVLDDVVYLDGNSLGALSVDVPGRVDDVVRRQWGELRIRSWEESGWWTAPERIGDRVAPLVGAAPGQIVVGDSTSVNVFKALVGAVRLAGAGRDEIVVDATTFPSDGYIAASAARLTGCELRPVEPSEVPDAVGPRTAAVLLNHVDYRTGRLHDLPALTSAIHDAGAVAVWDLCHSAGALPVGLDAHGVDLAVGCTYKYLNGGPGSPAYLYVRADLQERFDSPLPGWNSHTNPFDMSAEFIPAAGALRGRVGTPDILSMLALEAALEVWDGVSVDAVRAKSLALGDFFLECVEAYVPGGRVESVTPSAHAERGSQVSLRCADAGDVMKRLIDRGVVGDFRQPDILRFGLTPLYVGFADVERAARVLAETVG from the coding sequence ATGTCTGAGTCGTACGCCGGGAAGGCGGCGGCGCTGGACGCCGCGGACGAACTCGCGAAGCTGCGCGACCGGTTCGTGCTGGACGACGTGGTGTACCTGGACGGGAACTCGCTCGGCGCGCTGTCGGTGGACGTCCCCGGCCGGGTCGACGACGTCGTCCGCAGGCAGTGGGGTGAGCTGCGGATCCGGTCCTGGGAGGAGAGCGGCTGGTGGACGGCGCCGGAGCGGATCGGCGACCGCGTCGCGCCCCTGGTCGGCGCCGCTCCCGGTCAGATCGTGGTCGGTGACTCGACGAGCGTGAACGTCTTCAAGGCGCTGGTGGGGGCCGTGCGGCTGGCCGGTGCCGGCCGGGACGAGATCGTCGTCGACGCGACGACGTTCCCGTCGGACGGCTACATCGCCGCGTCGGCGGCCCGCCTGACGGGCTGTGAACTGCGCCCGGTGGAGCCGTCCGAGGTGCCGGACGCCGTGGGGCCCCGTACGGCGGCCGTGCTGCTGAACCACGTGGACTACCGCACCGGCCGGCTGCACGATCTGCCGGCCCTGACGTCCGCGATCCACGACGCGGGCGCCGTGGCGGTCTGGGACCTCTGCCACAGCGCGGGGGCCCTGCCCGTGGGGCTGGACGCCCACGGGGTCGACCTGGCGGTCGGCTGTACCTACAAGTACCTGAACGGGGGGCCGGGTTCGCCCGCGTACCTCTATGTCCGGGCCGATCTGCAGGAGCGTTTCGACTCCCCGTTGCCCGGCTGGAACTCGCACACGAACCCGTTCGACATGAGCGCGGAGTTCATACCGGCGGCGGGTGCCCTGAGGGGCCGGGTCGGTACGCCGGACATCCTCTCCATGCTGGCCCTGGAGGCCGCGCTGGAGGTGTGGGACGGGGTGTCGGTCGACGCGGTCCGGGCCAAGTCGCTCGCGCTGGGTGACTTCTTCCTGGAGTGCGTCGAGGCGTACGTTCCCGGGGGCCGCGTGGAGTCGGTGACGCCGTCGGCCCACGCCGAGCGCGGCAGCCAGGTCTCCCTGCGGTGCGCGGACGCGGGAGACGTGATGAAGCGGCTCATCGACCGCGGTGTGGTCGGTGACTTCCGTCAGCCGGACATCCTCCGCTTCGGCTTGACCCCGCTGTACGTGGGTTTCGCGGACGTGGAGCGGGCGGCGCGGGTGCTGGCGGAGACGGTGGGCTGA
- a CDS encoding ABC transporter ATP-binding protein, which yields MTKARLALEVSALHKSFGRTHALDGLDLHVEAGEVHGFLGPNGSGKSTTIRVLLGLLRADAGTVRLLDGDPWKDAVELHRRIAYVPGDVTLWRNLSGGEVIDLYGRLRGGLDRGRREELIGRFELDPTKKGRTYSKGNRQKVALVAAFASDVDLLILDEPTSGLDPLMEEVFQRCVEEERDRGRTILLSSHILSEVEELCDRVSIIRKGRTVESGTLAELRHLTRTSVTAELADPPGALASLPGVHDVDVQGNRVRLEVDTDKLNAVLRSLTDSGVRSLAATPPTLEALFLRHYQEDAPAEAMAR from the coding sequence ATGACGAAGGCACGCCTCGCCCTGGAGGTATCCGCACTGCACAAGTCGTTCGGCAGGACGCATGCGCTGGACGGCCTCGACCTGCACGTCGAGGCCGGAGAGGTGCACGGCTTCCTCGGCCCGAACGGCTCCGGGAAGTCCACCACCATCCGGGTCCTGCTCGGCCTGCTGCGGGCCGACGCGGGCACGGTGCGGCTGCTGGACGGGGACCCCTGGAAGGACGCGGTGGAACTGCACCGCCGGATCGCGTACGTCCCCGGCGACGTGACGCTGTGGCGGAACCTGTCCGGCGGCGAGGTCATCGACCTGTACGGACGGCTGCGCGGCGGCCTCGACCGGGGGCGGCGCGAGGAACTGATCGGACGGTTCGAGCTCGATCCCACCAAGAAGGGCCGCACCTACTCGAAGGGCAACCGCCAGAAGGTCGCCCTCGTCGCCGCCTTCGCCTCGGACGTCGACCTGCTGATCCTCGACGAGCCCACCTCCGGCCTCGATCCCCTGATGGAGGAGGTCTTCCAGCGGTGCGTCGAGGAGGAGCGCGACCGGGGCCGCACGATCCTGCTGTCGAGTCACATCCTCAGCGAGGTGGAGGAACTCTGCGACCGGGTGAGCATCATCCGCAAGGGCCGCACCGTCGAGAGCGGCACACTCGCCGAACTGCGCCACCTCACCCGTACCAGCGTCACCGCCGAACTCGCGGACCCGCCGGGCGCCCTGGCGTCCCTGCCCGGGGTGCACGACGTCGACGTACAGGGGAACCGGGTGCGGCTCGAGGTCGACACGGACAAGCTCAACGCCGTACTGCGCTCGCTCACCGACTCCGGCGTACGGTCCCTGGCCGCCACCCCGCCGACCCTGGAGGCGCTGTTCCTGCGGCACTACCAGGAGGACGCGCCCGCGGAGGCGATGGCGCGATGA
- a CDS encoding sensor histidine kinase, with product MTETTQTQMTPPGGAKPRSPEFRLTADALRGLRQELFHDAFAYRPLPRMRVDGPITRRLPEGVREYAAWTPHAVTALCGLFAMFLASTTNNGSGTLSLVPGFLALLPVLLTLVRPVGAFWFSLAATPFAAVFSDRWSDWPWPPGAFVAHLVVLTVVALRTRPRTAAWMWVLTALYGMAAETVFGAGHYATNSVPLLFLSALSLLVVTVLHIRRAAEREVTAQLSVTAHERSKRTLLEERTTIARELHDVVAHHMSVVAIQAEAAPYRVENPPPELEQAFVTIRENAVAALTELRRVLGVVRAEDYEAPDAPQPTLADLEALLANVRDAGLSVEKVVTGAVRELPQGVELSAYRIVQEALSNALRHAPGATARVEIGYVLGGLGLRIVNGPPPATHLVKSTHGAGHGITGMRERVTMLDGEMTTGETADGGYEVTVFLPVPGAEESG from the coding sequence GTGACCGAGACGACCCAGACGCAGATGACGCCGCCGGGCGGGGCCAAGCCACGCAGCCCGGAGTTCCGGCTCACCGCGGACGCCCTGCGCGGACTGCGGCAGGAGCTGTTCCACGATGCCTTCGCCTACCGTCCGCTCCCGCGCATGCGGGTGGACGGCCCGATCACCCGACGTCTCCCCGAGGGCGTCCGGGAGTACGCGGCCTGGACACCGCACGCCGTCACCGCGCTGTGCGGACTGTTCGCCATGTTCCTCGCGAGCACCACGAACAACGGCTCCGGCACCCTGAGCCTGGTGCCCGGCTTCCTCGCACTGCTCCCGGTCCTGCTGACGCTCGTCCGGCCGGTCGGTGCCTTCTGGTTCTCCCTGGCGGCGACACCGTTCGCGGCCGTGTTCAGCGACCGCTGGAGCGACTGGCCCTGGCCGCCGGGCGCCTTCGTCGCCCACCTGGTGGTGCTGACGGTCGTGGCGCTGCGGACGCGGCCGCGCACCGCGGCCTGGATGTGGGTGCTGACGGCGCTGTACGGGATGGCGGCCGAGACCGTCTTCGGCGCCGGGCACTACGCGACCAACTCGGTGCCCCTGCTGTTCCTCTCCGCGCTCTCCCTGCTGGTCGTCACCGTCCTGCACATACGCCGCGCGGCGGAGCGGGAGGTGACCGCCCAGTTGTCCGTGACGGCGCACGAGCGCTCCAAGCGCACCCTGCTCGAGGAGCGCACGACGATCGCCCGCGAACTGCACGATGTGGTGGCCCACCACATGTCGGTGGTCGCCATTCAGGCGGAGGCCGCGCCCTACCGGGTGGAGAATCCGCCGCCCGAGCTCGAGCAGGCCTTCGTCACGATCCGGGAGAACGCGGTGGCGGCGCTCACCGAGCTGCGCCGCGTCCTCGGTGTCGTACGGGCCGAGGACTACGAGGCGCCGGACGCCCCGCAGCCCACCCTCGCCGACCTCGAGGCGCTGCTCGCCAATGTCCGGGACGCGGGCCTGAGCGTGGAGAAGGTGGTCACGGGTGCGGTGCGCGAACTCCCGCAGGGCGTCGAGCTGTCGGCGTACCGCATCGTCCAGGAGGCGCTGAGCAACGCGCTGCGGCACGCGCCCGGTGCCACGGCCCGCGTCGAGATCGGCTACGTCCTCGGCGGCCTCGGCCTGCGGATAGTCAACGGCCCCCCGCCGGCCACGCACCTGGTGAAGTCCACGCACGGCGCGGGTCACGGCATCACCGGCATGCGGGAGCGGGTCACGATGCTGGACGGCGAGATGACGACGGGCGAGACGGCCGACGGTGGTTACGAGGTGACGGTGTTCCTGCCGGTGCCCGGCGCGGAGGAGTCCGGATGA
- a CDS encoding GbsR/MarR family transcriptional regulator: MAQPSAAERDPEAVSQFVEGFAAQLVEAGMQRMPARVFAALLASDSGAMTSAELGERLQVSPAAVSGAVRYLAQQHMVSRERDPGSRRERYRVHSDQWYEALTSRDAVLKRWGASLRAGVDSLGPATPAGRRLSETLAFFDFIDGEIALMMERWRAHREKLFGDGTGDGDR, translated from the coding sequence ATGGCGCAACCGAGTGCGGCGGAGCGGGATCCGGAGGCGGTCTCGCAGTTCGTCGAGGGCTTCGCGGCGCAGCTCGTCGAGGCCGGGATGCAGCGGATGCCCGCCCGGGTGTTCGCGGCGCTGCTCGCCTCCGACTCCGGTGCCATGACCTCTGCCGAACTCGGCGAGCGGCTCCAGGTCAGTCCGGCCGCCGTCTCCGGGGCGGTGCGCTATCTCGCGCAACAGCACATGGTCTCGCGCGAGCGGGACCCCGGCTCCCGGCGCGAGCGGTACCGCGTGCACAGCGACCAGTGGTACGAGGCGCTGACCAGCCGCGACGCCGTGCTCAAGCGCTGGGGAGCGTCCCTGCGCGCGGGCGTCGACAGCCTCGGTCCCGCGACCCCCGCCGGACGCCGGCTCTCCGAGACCCTCGCCTTCTTCGACTTCATCGACGGCGAGATCGCCCTGATGATGGAACGCTGGCGCGCCCACCGGGAGAAGCTGTTCGGCGACGGAACCGGCGACGGCGACCGCTGA
- a CDS encoding ABC transporter permease, with translation MTATNTTDVENTDNTDNTGNAESAAAAAAFAVRAGGTRQLAGTGTLLRFALRRDRVMTPLWTGVIALMVLSLPNTLKSVYGTAAERADLARQMLTNSSLRATYGPVFSDSLGGLTAWRAGGYAGLFAGIMSLLVVVRHTRDEEESGRQELLSSAMVGRRAPLTAALLAALVANGALAVLIAGGLAGQGAAGALALGLGVGGVGMVFATAAAIVAQFTQSARLAKGLTGGVLGAAFVLRAAGDSAATDGSSPLTWVSPLGWLEDERPFADERWWVLLLFAAAVVLQGALAYALAGRRDVGMSFLPTRPGPASGRLGTAWALAWRLQRGSVLGWSLGFLAAGAAFGGITKGASGLVGDNARTREIIERMGGRSGITDAFLATMTGMLGMVAALYIVSSVLRLHGEETSQRAEPILANAVGRLRWAGGHLVIAFGGAALIMVLGGAGLGLGYGHEPGPVLGACLLQIPAVWTLGGLAVLLYGVFPRSAPGAWGAAGLVLLLGWIGPALDVPQGLMDLSPYGHLPKLPGGEMTWTPVLVLTVIAVGLTGAGLTALRRRDLSA, from the coding sequence ATGACCGCCACGAACACCACGGACGTCGAGAACACCGACAACACCGACAACACCGGGAACGCCGAAAGCGCGGCGGCCGCCGCGGCTTTCGCGGTGCGGGCCGGTGGCACCCGCCAACTGGCCGGAACCGGAACACTCCTGAGGTTCGCGCTGCGCCGCGACCGCGTGATGACGCCGCTCTGGACGGGTGTGATCGCGCTGATGGTCCTCTCCCTGCCGAACACGCTGAAGTCGGTGTACGGCACGGCGGCCGAACGCGCCGACCTGGCACGGCAGATGCTCACCAACAGTTCGCTGCGCGCCACGTACGGGCCGGTGTTCAGCGACTCCCTCGGCGGCCTCACCGCCTGGCGTGCGGGCGGCTACGCCGGTCTGTTCGCCGGGATCATGAGCCTGCTCGTCGTCGTCCGGCACACCCGTGACGAGGAGGAGAGCGGACGCCAGGAACTCCTCTCGTCGGCGATGGTGGGACGGCGTGCCCCGCTGACGGCGGCGCTGCTGGCCGCCCTGGTAGCGAACGGCGCGCTCGCCGTGCTCATCGCGGGCGGACTGGCCGGCCAGGGTGCCGCGGGCGCCCTGGCGCTGGGCCTCGGCGTCGGGGGCGTCGGCATGGTCTTCGCCACCGCGGCGGCGATCGTCGCCCAGTTCACGCAGAGCGCGCGGCTGGCGAAGGGGCTGACGGGCGGTGTGCTGGGCGCGGCGTTCGTCCTGCGGGCGGCCGGTGACTCCGCGGCGACCGACGGCTCGTCCCCGCTGACCTGGGTGTCGCCGCTGGGCTGGCTGGAGGACGAGCGGCCGTTCGCGGACGAGCGGTGGTGGGTGCTGCTCCTGTTCGCCGCTGCCGTCGTCCTGCAGGGCGCCCTCGCCTACGCACTCGCCGGGCGGCGCGATGTCGGCATGAGCTTCCTGCCGACGCGGCCGGGTCCGGCCTCGGGACGGCTCGGGACGGCCTGGGCACTGGCCTGGCGGCTGCAGCGCGGCAGTGTGCTCGGCTGGAGCCTCGGATTCCTCGCCGCCGGGGCCGCGTTCGGCGGGATCACCAAGGGCGCGTCCGGCCTGGTCGGCGACAACGCCAGGACCCGCGAGATCATCGAGCGGATGGGCGGGCGGTCCGGGATCACCGACGCGTTCCTCGCCACGATGACCGGCATGCTCGGGATGGTGGCCGCGCTGTACATCGTCTCCTCCGTGCTGCGGCTGCACGGCGAGGAGACCTCCCAGCGGGCCGAACCGATCCTGGCCAACGCGGTGGGACGGCTGCGCTGGGCGGGCGGACACCTGGTCATCGCCTTCGGCGGAGCGGCCCTGATCATGGTGCTGGGCGGGGCCGGTCTCGGGCTGGGCTACGGCCACGAACCGGGGCCGGTCCTCGGTGCCTGCCTCCTGCAGATCCCGGCGGTCTGGACGCTGGGCGGGCTGGCCGTCCTCCTGTACGGGGTCTTCCCCCGGTCGGCACCCGGCGCCTGGGGCGCGGCGGGCCTCGTCCTCCTGCTGGGCTGGATCGGGCCCGCCCTGGACGTCCCCCAGGGGCTCATGGACCTCTCCCCCTACGGTCATCTCCCCAAGCTGCCGGGTGGGGAGATGACCTGGACACCGGTGCTGGTCCTGACCGTCATCGCGGTGGGCCTGACCGGCGCCGGACTGACGGCGCTGCGTCGACGGGACCTGAGCGCCTGA
- a CDS encoding TetR/AcrR family transcriptional regulator, translated as MSAEPGTVRPGGRTARVRTAVLRAAGDVLAEQGFAHLDLADVARRAEVGKTTVYRRWGSVTGLVADLLSDMAEQSLPRADTGSVLGDLRANAALVRRTLADARQGPLFRAVIAAATSDARTAQALRRFYEARVGEWAPCVEQGVARGELPAGTDPSLVVRAVSAPLYYAVLTTGEVPDEAAAARAAEAAFAAAVSGVFVAGD; from the coding sequence ATGTCCGCCGAGCCCGGCACCGTGCGTCCCGGCGGGCGCACCGCCCGTGTCCGCACGGCCGTACTGCGCGCCGCCGGGGACGTGCTCGCCGAGCAGGGCTTCGCCCATCTCGACCTCGCCGACGTGGCACGGCGGGCGGAGGTCGGCAAGACCACGGTGTACCGGCGGTGGGGGTCGGTGACGGGGCTGGTCGCCGATCTGCTGAGCGACATGGCGGAGCAGTCGCTGCCACGCGCCGACACCGGGTCCGTCCTCGGTGATCTGCGCGCCAACGCCGCGCTGGTGCGGCGGACGCTGGCCGACGCCCGGCAGGGACCGCTGTTCCGCGCGGTGATCGCCGCGGCGACGTCCGACGCCCGTACGGCGCAGGCGCTGCGACGGTTCTACGAGGCGCGGGTGGGCGAGTGGGCGCCGTGCGTCGAACAGGGCGTGGCGCGCGGCGAGTTGCCGGCGGGGACCGATCCCTCGCTGGTGGTTCGGGCCGTGTCCGCGCCCCTCTACTACGCGGTGCTGACGACCGGCGAGGTGCCGGACGAGGCCGCCGCCGCACGGGCGGCCGAGGCGGCGTTCGCGGCCGCGGTGTCCGGGGTGTTCGTCGCCGGGGACTGA